TTCATGGAAGCGGAATGGGAAAATGTCTTTACGAAAAGCTGGCTGATCACCGTCCGCGCCGACGAAATTCCAGAAGCCGGCGACTTCATGGTCGAGGAAATCGGCCCCGAATCGATCCTGATCGTCCGGCAGGATGACGGGGCGATCAAGGCTTTCTACAATGTCTGCCAGCATCGGGGAAACAAGCTGGTGTGGGAAGCCACCGGCAGCATGCCGTCCTTCACCTGCCCCTATCACAGCTGGCGCTTCGAACTGGACGGGCGGTGCAGCTATGTCCAGGATCCTAAGGATTTTCCCGGCGGCGATCCGTGCGCCAAAGCTTCGCTGATCGAAGTCGCCTGCGAACAATTTTCCGGCTTTGTCTGGGTAAACATGGACCCCGATTGTGCGTCCCTGCGCGACTCGCTGGGAGCGATCTGGGACGAGTGGCTCGCCTATCCGCTGGACAATATGGTGCGGGTGCAGGCGACATCGGTGCGCATGCCGTGCAACTGGAAGCTGCTCATGGACAATTTCCATGAGACCTATCATCTGCCGACCGCGCACCCGGAAGGCATCGAATATTCCGAGGACAGCTATGAGGAAACCCGGCTGGAGCTGTTCGAGAACGGCCATGCGCTGGGCCAGTCGAAATGCTGCCTGCCCGCGCACCGGCTGCCCGAACACAAGCCGCGCATGACCGCGCCGATCGCCGCCGACCTGCAACGGTGGGAGCTTGATCCCAAGGACTTTGCGGGACGGGAGCGGGACGCGCGGGAGGCGGTGCAGCAGCAGAAGCGCAAGCTGGCGGCCGCGCGCGGCCTTGGCCATTATGAGGCGCTGAGCGACGCGCAGCTGACCGACGTGTTCCACTATACGGTCTTCCCGAACTTCGCGACCTCGCTCAATGCCGACGGGATGCTGTTCCTGCGCGCGACGCCGCACGCGACCGATCCGGAACGCTGCGTCTTTGACTGCTGGTACTATAGTTTCGGCGGCATGAGCTCGCATATCGAGCTGGTGACGCTGGAAGGGGAGTCGGACCAGCCGCATGCCGAGCGGGAATTTATCGACTATGGGGAAAAGAGCCTGGGCGTCGTGCTCGATGGCGACGCGTGGGTAATGGCGGGGCAACAGCAGGCGATGCGCTCGCGCGGCTATCGCGGGGCGATCCTGGCCAATCAGGAGCGGCGCGTCGCGCAATATCATGCCATGATCGACAAATATATCGCGGGCTATCGCCCTCGCCCGGCCAACAGGAGCGCCGCATGACCGCCGTCAATCATGTCCGCAAGATTGATCATGTGAATATCCGCACCGATCAGGTCGATGAAAGCGCGGACTTTTACCAGCGGCTGCTGGGGCTGGTGCGAACCGTGCCGCCGGGGATGCCGCCGGGCATGCAGGTCGTCTGGCTGTGCGACAGCGCCGGCCTCCCGGTCATTCACCTCGTCGAGCCGATGCCGGGGGACCAGCAGTTCCCCGCCGGAGATACCGGCCGGCTCCATCATGTCGCGTTCGATTGTCATGGCCATGACGCCATCACCCGGACGTTGGCGGACATGGGCCTGCCCCATGAGGTCAATGTCGTGGAATCGATAGGGCTGCGCCAGATCTTCGCCATCGATCCGAACGGAGTGCGGGTGGAGTTGAACTTTACCGGGGATTAGCTGGGAGAGGGGCGGCCCGCTTTTGTGGACCACCCCGCCAAACCAGCGTTCAGCCTGCCATCGGGTCGAAGATCTTGGTCTTGCCGTCCCAATTGGCGCCAGCCTGCTGGATCATGTCGAACAGGCCCTGCACTTCGGGCTTCAGGACGCCGACTTCCAGAATGACCGTCTCATCCTCGGTCATCGCGAAATAGGCGATCTTGGACCCATCCGCGAACTCGGCGCCCTGCAGCCGCGTGCCACCCCGCTCGGCGACCCAGGCTTCGGTATCTTCCATGCTGTCGGAAAAGGCGCAGAGGTGATGCACGCCCTTGCGGCCGGCATCCAGAAATTCCTGGAAGATCGACGGACCGCGCGGTTCGATGAGTTCGACCATGAGATCGCCGGAAAAGGCGATCGCCGCACCGAACTGGGCGAAATGATCCTTCCCGCGATAATCGCCCCGGACCATGTCGAAGGACGGGAAGACGAAGAAGGGGCCAACGCCCATCACCTCGGTCCACCAATCGATCGCTTCATTGAGGTCGGGCACCATGTAGGCAATCTGGTTTAGCCGTCCCAGGGGCTTGTCGACCATGATCTCTCCTTCTCCGTCAGCTACTGGTTATGATGATGACCATATGCTAGCACCCGATTATCGCGGTGAGAATGACTCCGCCAGAAAATATGAGGGATGAGGATGCGCAGGACGAAAAGTCCCGAATTGGACGGGAAGGTCGCGTTGATCACCGGCGGCGCGCGCGGACTGGGCGCGGCTACCGCCTGGGCGATCTGCGAGGCGGGCGGCAAGGCCATGATCGCGGACCTACTCGTCGAAAGGGGTGAGCAGACCGCTACCGAATTGCGCGAGGCCGGGCATGATGTCCGGTTCACTCCGCTGGACGTCCGGGACGAGGCGGCGTGGGCGGACGCCGTGCGGGCAACGACCGACGCCTTCGGCCGGCTCGACATTCTGGTGAACAATGCCGGCATCGCGACCGCCGCCACCATCGAAGATCTGACGATCGGCGATTTCCAGGCGATCCTGGACATCAACCTGCTCGGCACATTTCGCGGCATGCAGGCGGTGATCCCGGTGATGAAGGCGCAGGGCGGCGGCGCAATCGTCAACATCTCGTCCAATTCGACACAGCGGGTCAGCGCGATCACCACATCCTATGCCGCCACCAAGGCCGCCGTCGCCAACATGACCAAGTCGGCCGCAATCCATCTGGCGCAGACGGGCACCGGCATCCGCGTCAATTCCGTGCATCCCGGGCCGCAGGCGACGGAGATGCTGCTGGGCGGCGACTCCAAGGCCGACCTGCCCGAAGTGCGCGCGTTGCGCGACGCCATCCCGCTGGGCCGCATGGGACAGGCCGAGGAAGTCGGCGCCGTCGTCGCCTTTTTGGCTTCCGATGCGGCATCCTATGTCACCGGCACGGAATTGTTCGTCGACGGCGGCCTGACCCCGCACTGATCGCGTATTCCCCCCGTTTCCCTTTTCATGAATTGAGCGCCATGGACTTCACACCCCAGCAACTGGAGCCGATCCTCTCCGACCATCTGAACGGCCGGGTGAAGGTGGACAAGGTAGAAGGCTTCCCGCGAGGCTCTTCGCGCGAAACGCGCTTCGTCACCTACAGCATCGACGGCGGCGAGACGCGGGAGATGGTGCTGCGCAGCGACTTTCCCGCCGGCAGCACCGATCCCAATCCGCTGGATCTGGAATATTTCATCTACGACCGGTTGACGCAGGTGGACGTACCGACCGCGCGCACGCTGTTCTGGGAAGCCGATCCCGCGCGCACCGACCGCCCCTTCTACGCCCGCGAGAAGATCGACGGCGACTGGAACATCGAACATTTTTCTGATCCCGATCCGGCCTATGACAGCCTGCGCATCGCCATTGCGAAGGAGCATATCGGCGCGCTGGCCCGCGTCCACGCGATCGACTGGCGGACGATCGGCTTTGGCGAGCGGCTGCCCGTGCCGCGTGACGAAGCCGATGCGGCGCCCTGCGCGCTGCGCCATGCGCGCGACCAGTTTCTTGGCCTGGCTACCGAGCCCATCCCGCTGTTGCTGGAGGCGGTGGAATGGCTGTCCGACAAGGCGCCCGTCGCGCCAAAGCTGTGCCTGTGCAAGGGCACCAATGGCTATGGCGAGGAGGTTTTCCGGGACGGCCGCATCGTCGCGCTGAGCGACTGGGAAGAGGTCACGATCGGCGATCCGGCCGCCGACTTCGCCTTCATGCAAGGCTTTCTGGGCGACATCGTCCGCGATGGCCAAAAGCTGTGGGGACTGGAGCCGGCGCTTGACTATTATGCCGAGCTGACCGGGATCCGCATCGCGCCGGAGGCGGTGCAATATTATCAACTCGTCCGCGCGCTCCGCCTGGCAGTCATGTCGCACAACAGCGCGGCGTCGCTGCGGCGGCCGGACGCCCATATCCGCCAGGGATGGACCTCGACCGAGGTGCTGCATCTGTCAAAGCATATCCTGGCGTCTGCCATGGGGCTGGTGCCGCCGATCCCCGGCCCGCGCTTCGCCCAGCTCAATACCTCCGTGGACATGGGATAGAGCGATGATTCATCCATCCGCCGTTGAAATCATCCGCAACATCGAAGCCACGCTGGTCGACATCGTCGAACCTGCCGTGCAGACCACGACCGCGCGCAGCACGCTCGCCACCATCGGCCACCTTTTGCGCCACGTCGCGCTGCGAATCGAGGATGAGGGGCAGCTGCTGACCGACGACATCGCGGCGCTGAAAACGCTGCTGGGCGAGTTGGTTACTTATCTGAGCTCGGCGGGCGACGCGGATCGCGCGCGCGGCATTGCCACCTCCATGTCCGCCGCCGAGCCACCCGCCGGGCGCTATCCGTCGGTCCAGATTCTGGCGACCCAGGCGGGTGCGCTGCGCGCGGTCGTGCAGGACATCCTTTCCTATCTGCAGTCGCAGCGGGAGGCACGCCGGGACGAGCCGGACTATCAGGCGGCCCGCGCCGCGATCCGCGCCTATCTGACCGCTGATGTGCTGGCCGAAGCCAGGCTCATCCATCCGGCATTCGAGGACAAGGGACCGCGGCGCTAAGGCGTAGGCTCACTGGTCGCGCGGGAAGTCCGTGCTTTCGCTGAGGCCCCGCCAGTCCTCCACCGCCGCCCGGCGGCTGTCGAGAACGTCGAGCGCCATGGCATAGGCGTCGCTACCCAGAAGCAGCCGCAGCGGCGGATCATCGCTGTCCATCGCGCGGACGATGGCGGACGCCGCCGCCGCGGGATCGCCGATCTGCTTGCCGTCCACCGTCGCTGCCTGTTCGCGCTGGCGAGCGAGGAAGGGATAGGCCGGATGCGGCGTAGAGGCATGTACGATCGACCGCCCCGAAAAATCGGTGCGGAAATAGCCGGGTTGCACGATCATCACGTGGATTCCGAAGGATCGCAGCTCGCCCGCCAGCGCTTCCGACATGCCTTCCAGCGCGAATTTGGAGGCCCCATAGAAGGCCGCACCCTGTCGGGTCCGCATCCCGGCGATGGAGGACATGTTGATGACATAGCCGCTCCCGCGTTCGCGCATGGCCGGCAAGGCCGCGCGTATCAGCCGGACCGGCCCGAAAAAATTGACGTCCATCTGATGCGCAATCTCTTCGTCGGAGCTTTCCTCGACACCGCCGAGAAAGCCGTAGCCGGCATTGTTCAGCAACACATCGAAGCCGCCGAAACGCTCCGCCTCGGCCACCGCGCTAACCACTTGCGCCGCGTTCCCAACATCCAGCGCGACCGGCAGCACGCGGTCACCGCCCAGCTCGACAAGCTCCGCCAGCGCACCCGGATCCCGCGCCGTCGCGATCACGCGACCACCCTCCTTCAGCACCTTGCGCGCGATCGCTTTGCCGAGACCGCTTGAAGCACCGGTGATAAACCAACTTTTGCCCGCCCAACTTTCCATCATCGTCTCTCCTTTGCCGCTCTGGCCGAATCTCGCTGGGCTATCCTTCTAATTCAATTGGCCAAGTTCCTGGGTGCGACATTTTTGCCGCAGTCAGCTTGCGACGCGACCCCCTTGGCCAATTCATTGTTGATAGCGGATTTTCTCGCGGTATGTGCACCATACGTTTTATAACCATATACCAGATAATCATTCGCGTATTTTACTACATATGGAGGAAATTGATGGGGTTCCGCCTCTCTCTCATGCTGGGTAGCGCTGCTTTGGCATGCGTCCCGCAGATCGCTTATGCTCAGGACGCGGCAACATCTCAGGACGGTTCCGGCCTTGAAGAAATCGTCGTCACCGCCCAGAAGCGTTCGGAAAATCTGCAGGATGTGCCGGTCGCCGTCACCGCGCTTGCCGGCAGCCTCATCACCAATTCCCGGATCGACGCGTCGGAAAACCTTCCCCGCCTGACGCCGGGCCTGTCGGTCAACCGCAATGCGAATTTCGTCGGCCTGTTCCTGCGCGGCGTCGGCACGCTCTATGCCAATCCCGGCCTGGAATCGAGCGTCGCCATGTATCTGGACGACACCTATATGCCGCGCACGGCGACGGCGGCCTTCTCCTTCAACGATATCGAGCGCATCGAAGTGCTCAAGGGCCCGCAGGGCACGCTTTATGGCCGCAACGCGGCCGCCGGCGCGGTCAAGGTCGTGACGAAGGACCCCAAGATCGGTGAATGGGAAGGCGCTGCCAGCCTGACCTATGGCCGGTTCAACCGCACCTCCGCCGACGCGCTGATCAATATCCCGCTGGCCGACAATCTCGCCGCGCGCGCGTCGATCATCTACGATGCCAATGATGGTTATGTGAAGACGTCGGACCCTCTGCTGCCGCGCCTGCAGGACCGCCACCTGTTCCACGCGACCGGCAAGCTGCTCTATGAGCCGACCGACAATCTGACGATCAAGCTGTCGGGCGACTATGGCGTCAAGCGCGACCGCGAAGGCCAGGCCTTCACCAATCTCGAAGACAGCTGCGCCGACGGCCAGATCGGCCTGTGCCTGGGCGGCACGGCGCCGACCGGCTTCTACGAGAACGGCCAGGATTATCTGGCGCGCCGGATCAAGGGCGACAAGATGCACACGATCAACGGCGGCGCCGCACTGCGCGCCGACCTGGATCTGGGCGCTGCCACGCTGTCGTCGATCACCGCCTATCGCTACTACAAGTTCACCGGCGGCGCCGACCTGGACGGCACCAGCATCCCGTTCCTCCACGCCCTGACCGATGGCGAACGGACCAAGTCCTTCTCGCAGGAAGTGCAGCTGGTCTCCGACAATTCCGGGCCGCTCAAATATGTGGTTGGCCTCTATTATTATAAGGAGAAGTCCTGGAGCGATTTCAACATCGCGGGCATGGCGGTCAACAGCCAGCTGGGCATCAACGCCGCGCCGACCAGCGGCAGCGTGTATGACAATCCCTATCTGAAGGCTGTCGCCGCGTTCAATATCGAAAGCTGGGCGCCCTATGCCCAAGCCACTTACGATATCAACGACCAGTTTTCGCTCACCGCGGGCCTGCGCTACACCTCCGAACGCAAGCGCCAGCTCTATCATGACCTGATCGCCGGCATTCCGGGTTCGGGTACGTCGGTGATCGGCAGCGAGCCGGCCGGACAGGTCAAGTTCAACAAGCTGACGCCCAAGATCGTGCTGGACTTCAAGCCCAGCAATGATGTGCTCTTCTATGCAAGCTTCAGCCGCGGCTTCAAGTCGGGTGGCATCAACTCGCCTTCGACGGCGGTGCCGTCCGACCGCGTGACCCCCGAAGTGCTCGATTCCTACGAGTTGGGCTGGAAGACGGAGATGGGCAATGTCCGCTTCAACGGCGCCGCCTTCTTCTACGACTACAGCAACCTTCAGGTCACGCAGACCAGCCTGGCCTGCGGCGGATCCTGCGTGGTGAACGCCGCGACCGCCGAAGTGAAGGGCGTGGAGGCCGATCTGACCTGGGCCGCTGCCCGCGGCCTGGAATTCGGGCTGGGTGCCAGCTATCTGGACACCAAGTTCAAGAAATATGTGGGTGACACCTATGTGCTGTCGTCAACGACATCGGCATGCTCGGCGGCGCTCGCGACGCCGGGGACCGACGATGATGCCGCATGCCTTGGCTATACGGTCGTCTCGGGCGTCGACCATAGCGGCAGCCGCCTGCCCCAGGCGCCCAAGCTCAGCGGCTATGCCCGTGCGAGCTACACGCTGGAGCTGCCGTCGGCCGCGACGATCCGCTTCGACACGCTCTACAGCTATACCGGCAAGATCTTCTACGGGCCGGACGCTTCCTATGGTACAGAAAAGTCGCGCAACATGGTGTCGGGCTCGGTCACCTACACCACAGCCGACGAGAAATTCTCGCTCAGCGTCTTCGGCGACAATCTGCTGAACGAGAAATATCGCGTCAACGTGTCGCGTCAGCAGACCGGCGGCTGGTACGTACCGGGTGCGCCGATCACCTGGGGCGTGAAGGCCGGCGTCAAGTTCTGACGCAGTTCGATGATCGAGCGGCCTGATCCGTCAGGTCCGTGCATGAAGAGGCGGTGGACGCAAGTCCGCCGCCTTTTTGCCTGGCGGATGATCGTCGGATCAGCGTTGGGCAAAGCCGACCCGGGCGATCGGGGCTTCCCATTCCCGGCGATTTGGCTGACAATGAAATCCGGAATCAACGCCGTGCAAAGGCCTGTCCTCGGCCGGTCGGCAAAGGGGTGAAACTTCCGTGCGGCACCTTGACTTCAGCGAGTTTGCTTATAGTTAGAATGCGTACCAACGCCGGCTCGATCGGGCATGGTTTTCTAGGTTATGCCCCAGTAGGAGGGATTGAGTGGATATCAGCTTTTCGGAAGAGCAAGAGGCCATTCGCGACAGCGTGCGGAAGGTCTGCGACCAGTTCGATGATGACTATTGGTCGAAGCGCGAAGAGGAAAAGACCTTCCCGTTCGAATTCCACAAAGCGATGGCCGACGCCGGCTGGCTCGGCATCACCATGCCTGAGGAACTGGGCGGCGCCAATCTGGGCGTGACCGAAGCCGCGATCATGATGCATGAGGTATCGGCCAGTGCCGGCGGCTATTCCGCGGCGAGCACGATCCACCTCAATATCTTCGGCCCGCATGCGGTCGTCGTGCACGGCACCCCGGAACAGAAGGAGCGCATGCTGCTCCCGCTGATCAAGGGCGAGGACCGCGCCTGCTTCGGCGTCACCGAGCCCGACGCCGGCCTCGACACCACCAGCATCAAGACTTTCGCGACCAAGGTGCCCGGCGGCTACCGCGTCACTGGCCGCAAGATCTGGACCTCGTCGGGCCAGGTCGCCAACAAGATCCTGCTGTTGACCCGCACCACCCCCAAGGAACAGTGCAAGAAGCCGACCGACGGCATGACGCTGTTCTACACCGATCTCGACAAGTCGCAGATTGAAGTGCGGCGCATTCCCAAGATGGGCCGCAACGCGGTCGATTCCAACGCCACGTTCATCGACGATTATTTCGTGCCTGACGAGGACCGGATCGGCGAGGAGGGCAAGGGTTTCAACTATATCCTGCACAGCCTCAACCCCGAACGTATCCTGGTCGGCATCGAAGCCGTGGGCCTGGGCCGTGGCGCCCTGGCGCGCGCCGCGAAATATGCCGGTGAGCGCAAGGTGTTCGGCCGCCTGATCGGCCAGAATCAGGGCATACAGCATCCGCTGGCCGAAAACTGGACCTATCTGGAATCGGCCTACTGGATGATCATGCGCGCCGCCAACCTCTACGACCAGGGCAAGCCCTGCGGCGCCGAGGCGAATGCGGGCAAGTTCCTGGGCGGCCGTGCGGCGTTCGAGGCCTGCACCCGCGCCGTCATGACCCATGGCGGCATGGGCTATTCCAGCGAATATCAGGTGGAACGCCTGTTCCGCGAGTCGATCCTGCTGCGGATCGCGCCGATCACCGAGCAACTCATCTTGAGCTTCATCGCCGAGAAGGTGCTCGATCTGCCCAAATCCTACTGATCAGCCCAACTGGAGAGGCGATATGTCGAATTACCCGAAGCCAGATGCGGCGACGCTTCTGGAAATCTACAAGAAGGCCGCACTG
This region of Sphingobium sp. MI1205 genomic DNA includes:
- a CDS encoding SDR family NAD(P)-dependent oxidoreductase, producing MRRTKSPELDGKVALITGGARGLGAATAWAICEAGGKAMIADLLVERGEQTATELREAGHDVRFTPLDVRDEAAWADAVRATTDAFGRLDILVNNAGIATAATIEDLTIGDFQAILDINLLGTFRGMQAVIPVMKAQGGGAIVNISSNSTQRVSAITTSYAATKAAVANMTKSAAIHLAQTGTGIRVNSVHPGPQATEMLLGGDSKADLPEVRALRDAIPLGRMGQAEEVGAVVAFLASDAASYVTGTELFVDGGLTPH
- a CDS encoding aromatic ring-hydroxylating oxygenase subunit alpha gives rise to the protein MADSYAINPGAARPLAGERYTSRAFMEAEWENVFTKSWLITVRADEIPEAGDFMVEEIGPESILIVRQDDGAIKAFYNVCQHRGNKLVWEATGSMPSFTCPYHSWRFELDGRCSYVQDPKDFPGGDPCAKASLIEVACEQFSGFVWVNMDPDCASLRDSLGAIWDEWLAYPLDNMVRVQATSVRMPCNWKLLMDNFHETYHLPTAHPEGIEYSEDSYEETRLELFENGHALGQSKCCLPAHRLPEHKPRMTAPIAADLQRWELDPKDFAGRERDAREAVQQQKRKLAAARGLGHYEALSDAQLTDVFHYTVFPNFATSLNADGMLFLRATPHATDPERCVFDCWYYSFGGMSSHIELVTLEGESDQPHAEREFIDYGEKSLGVVLDGDAWVMAGQQQAMRSRGYRGAILANQERRVAQYHAMIDKYIAGYRPRPANRSAA
- a CDS encoding TonB-dependent receptor, encoding MGFRLSLMLGSAALACVPQIAYAQDAATSQDGSGLEEIVVTAQKRSENLQDVPVAVTALAGSLITNSRIDASENLPRLTPGLSVNRNANFVGLFLRGVGTLYANPGLESSVAMYLDDTYMPRTATAAFSFNDIERIEVLKGPQGTLYGRNAAAGAVKVVTKDPKIGEWEGAASLTYGRFNRTSADALINIPLADNLAARASIIYDANDGYVKTSDPLLPRLQDRHLFHATGKLLYEPTDNLTIKLSGDYGVKRDREGQAFTNLEDSCADGQIGLCLGGTAPTGFYENGQDYLARRIKGDKMHTINGGAALRADLDLGAATLSSITAYRYYKFTGGADLDGTSIPFLHALTDGERTKSFSQEVQLVSDNSGPLKYVVGLYYYKEKSWSDFNIAGMAVNSQLGINAAPTSGSVYDNPYLKAVAAFNIESWAPYAQATYDINDQFSLTAGLRYTSERKRQLYHDLIAGIPGSGTSVIGSEPAGQVKFNKLTPKIVLDFKPSNDVLFYASFSRGFKSGGINSPSTAVPSDRVTPEVLDSYELGWKTEMGNVRFNGAAFFYDYSNLQVTQTSLACGGSCVVNAATAEVKGVEADLTWAAARGLEFGLGASYLDTKFKKYVGDTYVLSSTTSACSAALATPGTDDDAACLGYTVVSGVDHSGSRLPQAPKLSGYARASYTLELPSAATIRFDTLYSYTGKIFYGPDASYGTEKSRNMVSGSVTYTTADEKFSLSVFGDNLLNEKYRVNVSRQQTGGWYVPGAPITWGVKAGVKF
- a CDS encoding acyl-CoA dehydrogenase family protein, whose product is MDISFSEEQEAIRDSVRKVCDQFDDDYWSKREEEKTFPFEFHKAMADAGWLGITMPEELGGANLGVTEAAIMMHEVSASAGGYSAASTIHLNIFGPHAVVVHGTPEQKERMLLPLIKGEDRACFGVTEPDAGLDTTSIKTFATKVPGGYRVTGRKIWTSSGQVANKILLLTRTTPKEQCKKPTDGMTLFYTDLDKSQIEVRRIPKMGRNAVDSNATFIDDYFVPDEDRIGEEGKGFNYILHSLNPERILVGIEAVGLGRGALARAAKYAGERKVFGRLIGQNQGIQHPLAENWTYLESAYWMIMRAANLYDQGKPCGAEANAGKFLGGRAAFEACTRAVMTHGGMGYSSEYQVERLFRESILLRIAPITEQLILSFIAEKVLDLPKSY
- a CDS encoding phosphotransferase family protein, coding for MDFTPQQLEPILSDHLNGRVKVDKVEGFPRGSSRETRFVTYSIDGGETREMVLRSDFPAGSTDPNPLDLEYFIYDRLTQVDVPTARTLFWEADPARTDRPFYAREKIDGDWNIEHFSDPDPAYDSLRIAIAKEHIGALARVHAIDWRTIGFGERLPVPRDEADAAPCALRHARDQFLGLATEPIPLLLEAVEWLSDKAPVAPKLCLCKGTNGYGEEVFRDGRIVALSDWEEVTIGDPAADFAFMQGFLGDIVRDGQKLWGLEPALDYYAELTGIRIAPEAVQYYQLVRALRLAVMSHNSAASLRRPDAHIRQGWTSTEVLHLSKHILASAMGLVPPIPGPRFAQLNTSVDMG
- a CDS encoding VOC family protein, with translation MVDKPLGRLNQIAYMVPDLNEAIDWWTEVMGVGPFFVFPSFDMVRGDYRGKDHFAQFGAAIAFSGDLMVELIEPRGPSIFQEFLDAGRKGVHHLCAFSDSMEDTEAWVAERGGTRLQGAEFADGSKIAYFAMTEDETVILEVGVLKPEVQGLFDMIQQAGANWDGKTKIFDPMAG
- a CDS encoding VOC family protein: MTAVNHVRKIDHVNIRTDQVDESADFYQRLLGLVRTVPPGMPPGMQVVWLCDSAGLPVIHLVEPMPGDQQFPAGDTGRLHHVAFDCHGHDAITRTLADMGLPHEVNVVESIGLRQIFAIDPNGVRVELNFTGD
- a CDS encoding oxidoreductase produces the protein MMESWAGKSWFITGASSGLGKAIARKVLKEGGRVIATARDPGALAELVELGGDRVLPVALDVGNAAQVVSAVAEAERFGGFDVLLNNAGYGFLGGVEESSDEEIAHQMDVNFFGPVRLIRAALPAMRERGSGYVINMSSIAGMRTRQGAAFYGASKFALEGMSEALAGELRSFGIHVMIVQPGYFRTDFSGRSIVHASTPHPAYPFLARQREQAATVDGKQIGDPAAAASAIVRAMDSDDPPLRLLLGSDAYAMALDVLDSRRAAVEDWRGLSESTDFPRDQ